The Candidatus Dependentiae bacterium genome segment TAACAAGGCCTACTGGGATCGCAAGCCCTACAAAGGCTTTGGGATAGGATCTTCATCATTTGATGGAAAATCTCGATTTACCAATCATAAAAATTTGCCTGACTATTTGGCACTGTACAAAAACAGGTCAACCATTACCTACGATACAAAAGAAGTATTAAGCAACCAGCAGGCACTATTGGAGCATTTAATGCTCAGCCTCCGGCAGCGCAACGGGGTGGGCTTGCATAGTATGGTATACTTGTTAAACGAAGATCAAAAAGCACGGTTTTTCATCCAAGTTCAGGAATTGATAAAAGCCTCCTTACTTGAAGAAATAAATGGTAATATTCGTTTAACAATACGAGGTATGATTTTAGAAAATGAGGTTGTGATAAGTTTAATTTAGGATTTTTCCAGAGTTTTTGTATACTACAAATTCGTTTCGGCAAGTTCATTTCTCTAACAGAAGCGCAATAGAGGGTTTATGGCAAAACACGTAGGGGTAAAATTACCCGAAGATCTCATTGAATATTTGAAACATGAAAAGTGCGTCGCAACATTAGCTACCTTTTCTGAAAAAGGTATTCCTAATACGACGCCCGTCCAGTGCATTTACCCTAAAGGACAAGAGAGCCTTCTGCTCAGTATCCACAAGGAGCATACCGGTTATCACAACATGGTATGGCAGAAAAAGATTATGCTTTGCTTCATTGGAGAAGGCAACATCGCTTACAGCGTGCTGGGACGAGCAGGTGTTGTGCGTGCTCCATCAATTGTTCACCCACTCATGAACATCGTACGCATCGACATTATTGACATTAAATCTGATCGTTCTATTCTTACAAAAGTAGATCAAGGCGTTGTTTGGAGCTATACCTCAGCTGAAGCCGAGGAGCTTGTTAAGAGTCTTTTCAAAGAGCTCAGA includes the following:
- a CDS encoding pyridoxamine 5'-phosphate oxidase family protein; its protein translation is MAKHVGVKLPEDLIEYLKHEKCVATLATFSEKGIPNTTPVQCIYPKGQESLLLSIHKEHTGYHNMVWQKKIMLCFIGEGNIAYSVLGRAGVVRAPSIVHPLMNIVRIDIIDIKSDRSILTKVDQGVVWSYTSAEAEELVKSLFKELRDLAKTL